A section of the Jaculus jaculus isolate mJacJac1 chromosome 6, mJacJac1.mat.Y.cur, whole genome shotgun sequence genome encodes:
- the Prpf40b gene encoding pre-mRNA-processing factor 40 homolog B isoform X7 encodes MMPPPGIPPPFPPMGLPPMSQRPPAIPPMPPGILPPMLPPMGAPPPLTQIPGMVPPMMPGMLMPAVPVTAATAPGADTASSAVAGTGPPRALWSEHVAPDGRIYYYNADDKQSVWEKPSVLKSKAELLLSQCPWKEYKSDTGKPYYYNNQSQESRWTRPKDLDDLEALVKQEAVGKQQPQPLQPQPPQPQPDPPPIPPGPMPVPTGLLEPEPGRSEDCNVLEAAQPLEQGFLQPEEGPSSSVGHQLPQQEEGESKPEPERSGLSWSNREKAKQAFKELLRDKAVPSNASWEQAMKMVVTDPRYSALPKLSEKKQAFNAYKAQREKEEKEEARLRAKEAKQTLQHFLEQHERMTSTTRYRRAEQTFGELEVWAMVPERDRKEVYDDVLFFLAKKEKEQAKQLRRRNIQALKSILDGMSSVNFQTTWSQAQQYLMDNPSFAQDQQLQNMDKEDALICFEEHIRALEREEEEERERARLRERRQQRKNREAFQTFLDELHETGQLHSMSTWMELYPAVSTDVRFANMLGQPGSTPLDLFKFYVEELKARFHDEKKIIKDILKDRGFCVEVNTAFEDFAHVISFDKRAAALDAGNIKLTFNSLLEKAEAREREREKEETRRMRRREAAFRSMLRQAVPALELGTAWEEVRERFVCDSAFEQITLESERIRLFREFMQVLEQTECQHLHTKGRKHSRKGKKHHRKHSHSPSGSESEEEELPQPSLRPPKRRRRNPSESGSEPSSSLDSVESGGAALGGRSSPSSHLLLGSGIFPSPDHGLRKAKKPKKKTKKRRHKSNSPESETDPDEKAGKESEDREQEQDKDREFRQAELPNRSPGFRVKKEKVSHAFAQQTGWDTSESELSEGELERRRRTLLQQLDDHQ; translated from the exons atg ATGCCCCCGCCGGGGatcccccctccctttcctccAATGGGGCTTCCCCCTATGAGTCAGAGACCGCCAGCCATCCCCCCCATGCCACCTGGCATCCTGCCCCCAATGCTTCCACCAATGGGGGCACCACCACCGCTCACACAG ATACCAGGAATGGTACCTCCAATGATGCCAGGAATGCTGATGCCAGCAGTGCCCGTCACTGCAGCG ACGGCTCCGGGTGCGGACACCGCCAGCT ctgCAGTGGCTGGGACAGGCCCTCCG AGGGCCCTATGGAGTGAGCATGTGGCCCCTGATGGGCGCATCTACTACTACAATGCTGACGACAAGCAGTCCGTGTGGGAGAAGCCCAGCGTGCTCAAGTCCAAGGCGGAG CTGCTGCTGTCTCAGTGTCCCTGGAAAGAGTATAAATCAGACACGGGAAAGCCTTACTACTACAACAACCAGAGTCAGGAGTCTCGCTGGACACGGCCCAAGGACCTGGATGACCTAGAGG CTCTAGTCAAACAAGAGGCTGTAGG GAAACAGCAGCCACAGCCACTACAGCCACAGCCACCTCAGCCTCAGCCTGACCCCCCGCCTATACCTCCTGGTCCCATGCCAGTACCCACGGGCCTCCTGGAACCGGAACCAGGTCGAAGTGAAGATTGTAATGTGTTGGAGGCTGCCCAGCCCCTGGAGCAGGGGTTCTTGCAGCCAGAGGAGGGTCCCAGCAG ttctGTTGGACATCAGCTACCACAGCAGGAAGAGGGGGAATCCAAGCCAGAACCAGAGCGGTCCGGCCTCAGTTGGAGCAACCGGGAGAAGGCAAAGCAGGCGTTCAAGGAGCTGCTAAGGGACAAG GCTGTCCCATCCAATGCATCATGGGAACAGGCCATGAAGATGGTGGTCACTGATCCTCGTTATAG TGCCTTGCCCAAATTGAGTGAGAAGAAGCAGGCATTCAATGCTTACAAGGCACAgcgggagaaggaggagaaggaggaggcccGGCTGAGGGCCAAGGAGGCCAAGCAGACTCTGCAGCATTTCCTGGAGCAGCATGAACGCATGACTTCTACCACCCGTTACCG GCGGGCAGAACAGACTTTTGGGGAGCTGGAGGTCTGGGCTATGGTCCCTGAGAGGGACCGAAAAGAGGTTTATGATGATGTCCTCTTCTTCCTGGCCAAGAAGGAGAAG GAACAGGCCAAGCAGCTCCGGCGCCGCAACATCCAGGCCCTGAAAAGCATCCTGGATGGGATGAGTAGTGTCAACTTCCAAACCACATGGTCCCAGGCCCAGCAGTACCTCATGGATAATCCCAGTTTTGCTCAGGATCAGCAGCTGCAGA ATATGGACAAGGAAGATGCACTGATCTGCTTTGAGGAGCACATCCGAGCtttggagagagaagaggaagaagagcgGGAACGAGCCCGGCTTCGGGAACGGCGCCAGCAGCGCAAGAACCGGGAGGCCTTCCag ACCTTCCTGGATGAGCTACATGAGACAGGGCAGCTGCACTCCATGTCCACCTGGATGGAGCTGTACCCAGCAGTCAGCACTGATGTCCGCTTTGCCAACATGCTGGGCCAGCCGG gCTCCACCCCTCTGGACTTGTTCAAATTCTATGTGGAGGAGTTGAAGGCACGATTCCATGATGAGAAGAAGATCATTAAGGACATTCTGAAG GACCGGGGCTTCTGTGTGGAGGTGAACACAGCCTTTGAGGACTTCGCCCACGTCATAAGCTTTGACAAGAGGGCTGCTGCGCTGGACGCAGGCAACATCAAGCTGACCTTCAATAGT CTGCTGGAGAAAGCAGAGGCACGGGAGAGGGAACGGGAAAAGGAAGAGACACGAAGGATGCGGCGCAGGGAAGCTGCCTTTCGAAGCATGCTGAGGCAGGCCGTGCCtgctctggagctgggcactgcgTGGGAAGAG GTCCGTGAGCGCTTTGTGTGCGACTCAGCCTTTGAGCAGATCACCCTGGAGTCGGAGCGGATCCGGCTCTTCCGGGAGTTCATGCAGGTGCTGGAG cAGACTGAATGCCAGCACCTCCACACCAAAGGTCGAAAGCACAGCAGGAAGGGCAAGAAGCACCATCGCAAGCATTCCCACTCACCCTCA GGCTCCGAGTCGGAAGAGGAGGAGCTGCCCCAACCATCCCTCCGGCCCCCCAAGCGGAGGCGGCGGAACCCCTCAGAGTCTGGCTCTGAGCCCTCATCCTCACTTGATTCAGTCGAAAGTGGGGGTGCTGCCCTTGGAGGACGGAGCTCTCCCTCTTCCCACCTTCTCCTTGGATCAG GGATTTTTCCTTCTCCAGATCATGGCCTTCGGAAAGCCaagaagccaaaaaagaaaactaagaagaGAAGACACAAATCA AACAGTCCTGAAAGCGAGACAGACCCTGATGAGAAAGCTGGCAAGGAGAGTGAAGACAGAGAACAAGAACAGGACAAGGACAGGGAATTCCGGCAGGCAGAGCTCCCTAACCGCTCTCCAGGCTTTAGAGTAAAGAAGGAGAAG GTAAGCCATGCCTTTGCTCAACAGACAGGCTGGGACACATCAGAAAGCGAACTGAgtgagggggagctggagaggcgGCGACGGACACTCCTACAGCAGCTGGATGACCATCAGTGA
- the Prpf40b gene encoding pre-mRNA-processing factor 40 homolog B isoform X11, whose product MSVPDSGPRPPAAPAPFPPGPPMMPPPFMPPPGIPPPFPPMGLPPMSQRPPAIPPMPPGILPPMLPPMGAPPPLTQIPGMVPPMMPGMLMPAVPVTAATAPGADTASSAVAGTGPPLLLSQCPWKEYKSDTGKPYYYNNQSQESRWTRPKDLDDLEALVKQEAVGKQQPQPLQPQPPQPQPDPPPIPPGPMPVPTGLLEPEPGRSEDCNVLEAAQPLEQGFLQPEEGPSSSVGHQLPQQEEGESKPEPERSGLSWSNREKAKQAFKELLRDKAVPSNASWEQAMKMVVTDPRYSALPKLSEKKQAFNAYKAQREKEEKEEARLRAKEAKQTLQHFLEQHERMTSTTRYRRAEQTFGELEVWAMVPERDRKEVYDDVLFFLAKKEKEQAKQLRRRNIQALKSILDGMSSVNFQTTWSQAQQYLMDNPSFAQDQQLQNMDKEDALICFEEHIRALEREEEEERERARLRERRQQRKNREAFQTFLDELHETGQLHSMSTWMELYPAVSTDVRFANMLGQPGSTPLDLFKFYVEELKARFHDEKKIIKDILKDRGFCVEVNTAFEDFAHVISFDKRAAALDAGNIKLTFNSLLEKAEAREREREKEETRRMRRREAAFRSMLRQAVPALELGTAWEEVRERFVCDSAFEQITLESERIRLFREFMQVLETECQHLHTKGRKHSRKGKKHHRKHSHSPSGSESEEEELPQPSLRPPKRRRRNPSESGSEPSSSLDSVESGGAALGGRSSPSSHLLLGSDHGLRKAKKPKKKTKKRRHKSNSPESETDPDEKAGKESEDREQEQDKDREFRQAELPNRSPGFRVKKEKTGWDTSESELSEGELERRRRTLLQQLDDHQ is encoded by the exons atg TCGGTTCCCGATTCTGGTCCCCGGCCCCCAGCAGCGCCTGCCCCCTTCCCACCGGGGCCCCCCATGATGCCACCACCCTTC ATGCCCCCGCCGGGGatcccccctccctttcctccAATGGGGCTTCCCCCTATGAGTCAGAGACCGCCAGCCATCCCCCCCATGCCACCTGGCATCCTGCCCCCAATGCTTCCACCAATGGGGGCACCACCACCGCTCACACAG ATACCAGGAATGGTACCTCCAATGATGCCAGGAATGCTGATGCCAGCAGTGCCCGTCACTGCAGCG ACGGCTCCGGGTGCGGACACCGCCAGCT ctgCAGTGGCTGGGACAGGCCCTCCG CTGCTGCTGTCTCAGTGTCCCTGGAAAGAGTATAAATCAGACACGGGAAAGCCTTACTACTACAACAACCAGAGTCAGGAGTCTCGCTGGACACGGCCCAAGGACCTGGATGACCTAGAGG CTCTAGTCAAACAAGAGGCTGTAGG GAAACAGCAGCCACAGCCACTACAGCCACAGCCACCTCAGCCTCAGCCTGACCCCCCGCCTATACCTCCTGGTCCCATGCCAGTACCCACGGGCCTCCTGGAACCGGAACCAGGTCGAAGTGAAGATTGTAATGTGTTGGAGGCTGCCCAGCCCCTGGAGCAGGGGTTCTTGCAGCCAGAGGAGGGTCCCAGCAG ttctGTTGGACATCAGCTACCACAGCAGGAAGAGGGGGAATCCAAGCCAGAACCAGAGCGGTCCGGCCTCAGTTGGAGCAACCGGGAGAAGGCAAAGCAGGCGTTCAAGGAGCTGCTAAGGGACAAG GCTGTCCCATCCAATGCATCATGGGAACAGGCCATGAAGATGGTGGTCACTGATCCTCGTTATAG TGCCTTGCCCAAATTGAGTGAGAAGAAGCAGGCATTCAATGCTTACAAGGCACAgcgggagaaggaggagaaggaggaggcccGGCTGAGGGCCAAGGAGGCCAAGCAGACTCTGCAGCATTTCCTGGAGCAGCATGAACGCATGACTTCTACCACCCGTTACCG GCGGGCAGAACAGACTTTTGGGGAGCTGGAGGTCTGGGCTATGGTCCCTGAGAGGGACCGAAAAGAGGTTTATGATGATGTCCTCTTCTTCCTGGCCAAGAAGGAGAAG GAACAGGCCAAGCAGCTCCGGCGCCGCAACATCCAGGCCCTGAAAAGCATCCTGGATGGGATGAGTAGTGTCAACTTCCAAACCACATGGTCCCAGGCCCAGCAGTACCTCATGGATAATCCCAGTTTTGCTCAGGATCAGCAGCTGCAGA ATATGGACAAGGAAGATGCACTGATCTGCTTTGAGGAGCACATCCGAGCtttggagagagaagaggaagaagagcgGGAACGAGCCCGGCTTCGGGAACGGCGCCAGCAGCGCAAGAACCGGGAGGCCTTCCag ACCTTCCTGGATGAGCTACATGAGACAGGGCAGCTGCACTCCATGTCCACCTGGATGGAGCTGTACCCAGCAGTCAGCACTGATGTCCGCTTTGCCAACATGCTGGGCCAGCCGG gCTCCACCCCTCTGGACTTGTTCAAATTCTATGTGGAGGAGTTGAAGGCACGATTCCATGATGAGAAGAAGATCATTAAGGACATTCTGAAG GACCGGGGCTTCTGTGTGGAGGTGAACACAGCCTTTGAGGACTTCGCCCACGTCATAAGCTTTGACAAGAGGGCTGCTGCGCTGGACGCAGGCAACATCAAGCTGACCTTCAATAGT CTGCTGGAGAAAGCAGAGGCACGGGAGAGGGAACGGGAAAAGGAAGAGACACGAAGGATGCGGCGCAGGGAAGCTGCCTTTCGAAGCATGCTGAGGCAGGCCGTGCCtgctctggagctgggcactgcgTGGGAAGAG GTCCGTGAGCGCTTTGTGTGCGACTCAGCCTTTGAGCAGATCACCCTGGAGTCGGAGCGGATCCGGCTCTTCCGGGAGTTCATGCAGGTGCTGGAG ACTGAATGCCAGCACCTCCACACCAAAGGTCGAAAGCACAGCAGGAAGGGCAAGAAGCACCATCGCAAGCATTCCCACTCACCCTCA GGCTCCGAGTCGGAAGAGGAGGAGCTGCCCCAACCATCCCTCCGGCCCCCCAAGCGGAGGCGGCGGAACCCCTCAGAGTCTGGCTCTGAGCCCTCATCCTCACTTGATTCAGTCGAAAGTGGGGGTGCTGCCCTTGGAGGACGGAGCTCTCCCTCTTCCCACCTTCTCCTTGGATCAG ATCATGGCCTTCGGAAAGCCaagaagccaaaaaagaaaactaagaagaGAAGACACAAATCA AACAGTCCTGAAAGCGAGACAGACCCTGATGAGAAAGCTGGCAAGGAGAGTGAAGACAGAGAACAAGAACAGGACAAGGACAGGGAATTCCGGCAGGCAGAGCTCCCTAACCGCTCTCCAGGCTTTAGAGTAAAGAAGGAGAAG ACAGGCTGGGACACATCAGAAAGCGAACTGAgtgagggggagctggagaggcgGCGACGGACACTCCTACAGCAGCTGGATGACCATCAGTGA
- the Prpf40b gene encoding pre-mRNA-processing factor 40 homolog B isoform X5 codes for MSVPDSGPRPPAAPAPFPPGPPMMPPPFMPPPGIPPPFPPMGLPPMSQRPPAIPPMPPGILPPMLPPMGAPPPLTQIPGMVPPMMPGMLMPAVPVTAATAPGADTASSAVAGTGPPRALWSEHVAPDGRIYYYNADDKQSVWEKPSVLKSKAELLLSQCPWKEYKSDTGKPYYYNNQSQESRWTRPKDLDDLEALVKQEAVGKQQPQPLQPQPPQPQPDPPPIPPGPMPVPTGLLEPEPGRSEDCNVLEAAQPLEQGFLQPEEGPSSSVGHQLPQQEEGESKPEPERSGLSWSNREKAKQAFKELLRDKAVPSNASWEQAMKMVVTDPRYSALPKLSEKKQAFNAYKAQREKEEKEEARLRAKEAKQTLQHFLEQHERMTSTTRYRRAEQTFGELEVWAMVPERDRKEVYDDVLFFLAKKEKEQAKQLRRRNIQALKSILDGMSSVNFQTTWSQAQQYLMDNPSFAQDQQLQNMDKEDALICFEEHIRALEREEEEERERARLRERRQQRKNREAFQTFLDELHETGQLHSMSTWMELYPAVSTDVRFANMLGQPGSTPLDLFKFYVEELKARFHDEKKIIKDILKDRGFCVEVNTAFEDFAHVISFDKRAAALDAGNIKLTFNSLLEKAEAREREREKEETRRMRRREAAFRSMLRQAVPALELGTAWEEVRERFVCDSAFEQITLESERIRLFREFMQVLEQTECQHLHTKGRKHSRKGKKHHRKHSHSPSGSESEEEELPQPSLRPPKRRRRNPSESGSEPSSSLDSVESGGAALGGRSSPSSHLLLGSDHGLRKAKKPKKKTKKRRHKSNSPESETDPDEKAGKESEDREQEQDKDREFRQAELPNRSPGFRVKKEKTGWDTSESELSEGELERRRRTLLQQLDDHQ; via the exons atg TCGGTTCCCGATTCTGGTCCCCGGCCCCCAGCAGCGCCTGCCCCCTTCCCACCGGGGCCCCCCATGATGCCACCACCCTTC ATGCCCCCGCCGGGGatcccccctccctttcctccAATGGGGCTTCCCCCTATGAGTCAGAGACCGCCAGCCATCCCCCCCATGCCACCTGGCATCCTGCCCCCAATGCTTCCACCAATGGGGGCACCACCACCGCTCACACAG ATACCAGGAATGGTACCTCCAATGATGCCAGGAATGCTGATGCCAGCAGTGCCCGTCACTGCAGCG ACGGCTCCGGGTGCGGACACCGCCAGCT ctgCAGTGGCTGGGACAGGCCCTCCG AGGGCCCTATGGAGTGAGCATGTGGCCCCTGATGGGCGCATCTACTACTACAATGCTGACGACAAGCAGTCCGTGTGGGAGAAGCCCAGCGTGCTCAAGTCCAAGGCGGAG CTGCTGCTGTCTCAGTGTCCCTGGAAAGAGTATAAATCAGACACGGGAAAGCCTTACTACTACAACAACCAGAGTCAGGAGTCTCGCTGGACACGGCCCAAGGACCTGGATGACCTAGAGG CTCTAGTCAAACAAGAGGCTGTAGG GAAACAGCAGCCACAGCCACTACAGCCACAGCCACCTCAGCCTCAGCCTGACCCCCCGCCTATACCTCCTGGTCCCATGCCAGTACCCACGGGCCTCCTGGAACCGGAACCAGGTCGAAGTGAAGATTGTAATGTGTTGGAGGCTGCCCAGCCCCTGGAGCAGGGGTTCTTGCAGCCAGAGGAGGGTCCCAGCAG ttctGTTGGACATCAGCTACCACAGCAGGAAGAGGGGGAATCCAAGCCAGAACCAGAGCGGTCCGGCCTCAGTTGGAGCAACCGGGAGAAGGCAAAGCAGGCGTTCAAGGAGCTGCTAAGGGACAAG GCTGTCCCATCCAATGCATCATGGGAACAGGCCATGAAGATGGTGGTCACTGATCCTCGTTATAG TGCCTTGCCCAAATTGAGTGAGAAGAAGCAGGCATTCAATGCTTACAAGGCACAgcgggagaaggaggagaaggaggaggcccGGCTGAGGGCCAAGGAGGCCAAGCAGACTCTGCAGCATTTCCTGGAGCAGCATGAACGCATGACTTCTACCACCCGTTACCG GCGGGCAGAACAGACTTTTGGGGAGCTGGAGGTCTGGGCTATGGTCCCTGAGAGGGACCGAAAAGAGGTTTATGATGATGTCCTCTTCTTCCTGGCCAAGAAGGAGAAG GAACAGGCCAAGCAGCTCCGGCGCCGCAACATCCAGGCCCTGAAAAGCATCCTGGATGGGATGAGTAGTGTCAACTTCCAAACCACATGGTCCCAGGCCCAGCAGTACCTCATGGATAATCCCAGTTTTGCTCAGGATCAGCAGCTGCAGA ATATGGACAAGGAAGATGCACTGATCTGCTTTGAGGAGCACATCCGAGCtttggagagagaagaggaagaagagcgGGAACGAGCCCGGCTTCGGGAACGGCGCCAGCAGCGCAAGAACCGGGAGGCCTTCCag ACCTTCCTGGATGAGCTACATGAGACAGGGCAGCTGCACTCCATGTCCACCTGGATGGAGCTGTACCCAGCAGTCAGCACTGATGTCCGCTTTGCCAACATGCTGGGCCAGCCGG gCTCCACCCCTCTGGACTTGTTCAAATTCTATGTGGAGGAGTTGAAGGCACGATTCCATGATGAGAAGAAGATCATTAAGGACATTCTGAAG GACCGGGGCTTCTGTGTGGAGGTGAACACAGCCTTTGAGGACTTCGCCCACGTCATAAGCTTTGACAAGAGGGCTGCTGCGCTGGACGCAGGCAACATCAAGCTGACCTTCAATAGT CTGCTGGAGAAAGCAGAGGCACGGGAGAGGGAACGGGAAAAGGAAGAGACACGAAGGATGCGGCGCAGGGAAGCTGCCTTTCGAAGCATGCTGAGGCAGGCCGTGCCtgctctggagctgggcactgcgTGGGAAGAG GTCCGTGAGCGCTTTGTGTGCGACTCAGCCTTTGAGCAGATCACCCTGGAGTCGGAGCGGATCCGGCTCTTCCGGGAGTTCATGCAGGTGCTGGAG cAGACTGAATGCCAGCACCTCCACACCAAAGGTCGAAAGCACAGCAGGAAGGGCAAGAAGCACCATCGCAAGCATTCCCACTCACCCTCA GGCTCCGAGTCGGAAGAGGAGGAGCTGCCCCAACCATCCCTCCGGCCCCCCAAGCGGAGGCGGCGGAACCCCTCAGAGTCTGGCTCTGAGCCCTCATCCTCACTTGATTCAGTCGAAAGTGGGGGTGCTGCCCTTGGAGGACGGAGCTCTCCCTCTTCCCACCTTCTCCTTGGATCAG ATCATGGCCTTCGGAAAGCCaagaagccaaaaaagaaaactaagaagaGAAGACACAAATCA AACAGTCCTGAAAGCGAGACAGACCCTGATGAGAAAGCTGGCAAGGAGAGTGAAGACAGAGAACAAGAACAGGACAAGGACAGGGAATTCCGGCAGGCAGAGCTCCCTAACCGCTCTCCAGGCTTTAGAGTAAAGAAGGAGAAG ACAGGCTGGGACACATCAGAAAGCGAACTGAgtgagggggagctggagaggcgGCGACGGACACTCCTACAGCAGCTGGATGACCATCAGTGA